GCATTCCCGCCGAAGACAAGCTGCGCGGCTATGCGCGCTTCGTGTCGGACACGGTGCTGCAGGTGGACGAGCATACCGAGGTGCATGCATCCCGCGTGGTGATCGCCACCGGGTCGCGGCCCTCGGTGCCGCCGCCGTTCCGTGCGCTGGGCGACCGGCTGGTGCTGAACGACGACGTGTTCGCCTGGGATGATCTGCCAGGCCGCGTCGCCGTGTTCGGTCCCGGCGTGATTGGCCTGGAGCTGGGCCAGGCGCTGGCGCGCCTGGGCGTGGAGGTGCGCGTGTTCGGCGTCAGCGGCAGCCTGGCCGGCATCAGCGATCCGCAGGTGCGCAATACGGCGCGCAAGATCTTCCAGCGCGAGTTCTATCTGGATCCGGACGCCCGCGTGCTGGAAACGACCCGGGTCGGCGACGAAGTGGAAGTGCGCTACGTGGCGCTGGACAATACCGAACGCACCGAACGCTTCGACTACGCGCTGGTGGCTACCGGCCGCCGCGCCAACGTCGACGGACTGGGCCTGGAAAACACCTCGCTGCAACTGGATAAGCATGGCGTGCCGGTATTCGACCGCGAAACCATGCAGGCGGGCAATGCGCCCGTCTTCATCGCGGGCGACGCCAACGCCGACGCGCCGCTGCTGCACGAAGCCGCCGACGAAGGCCGCATCGCCGGCGAAAACGCGGCCCGCTACCCCGAAGTGCGCAAGGGCCTGCGCCGCGCGCCGCTGGCGGTGGTGTTCTCGGACCCGCAGATCGCCATGGCCGGGCAGGGCCACGCACGGCTGGTGCCGGGCACCTTCGTGATCGGCGAAGTGGACTTCAGCGACCAGGGCCGCTCGCGCGTCATGCTGAAGAACCGCGGCATGCTGCACGTCTATGCCGACATCGAAACGGGCCGCTTCCTGGGCGCCGAAATGGTCGGTCCCAGCGCCGAGCACATCGGCCACCTGCTGGCCTGGGCCGTGCAGCAGGAGCTGACCGTGGCGCGCATGCTGGAAATGCCGTTCTATCATCCCGTGATCGAGGAAGGCCTGCGCACCGCGCTGCGCGATGCGGCGGCCAAGCTGGCCCGAGCGCAGGAAGCGCTGCAGCGCGAAGAGCCGCAGAGCGAGACGGCCTGAACGCCCGAGGCATCCTGCGCGACCCCAACAAAAAGGCCACGAAACGTCGTGGCCTTTTTGCTTGTGCGCCGGATCAGTCGTCCGACTGCTTCTTCGGCACCGGGAACGGATTCTCGCGGAACTGCAGCGTGAATCCAGCCCGCTCGTCCTGCCCCAGCGTGCGGGCCAGATACGGCATGGCCTGCTTCAATGCGTCGTGCAGCGTCCAGGGCGGATTGATCAGGAACATGCCGCTGCCATGCAGGCCGTAGCCGTCGATGGTCGCCTTCTTGACGGTCAGCGTCGCATGCAGCCAGCTCTTGACCTTGAGGTTTTCCAGGTGGCGGGCCATTTCGCCAGCTTCACGGCGTTGCACCAGCGGGTACCAGACGGCATAGGTGCCGGTGGCGAAGCGCTTGATGCATTCCTTGATGGTGACGAACGTGCGGCGGTAGTCGTTCTTGTCTTCGTACGAAGGATCGATCAGCACCATGCCGCGGCGCGTGGGCGGCGGCAGCAGCGCCTTGACGCCTTCGAAACCGTCGTCGCCGTAGATCGTGGTCTGGCGCTGCGCGGCGCGCCCCTGGTGTTCCAGGTTGCCGACCAGCGTGTCGATCTCGGTCGGGTGCATCTCGAACAGGCGCAGGCGGTCGGACGGACGCATTGCGTCCAGCGCCAGCCAGGGCGAGCCGGGATAGCGCCTGAGGCGGCCGTTGGTGTTGTAGCCGCGGATCCGGGCGACGTACTCGGCCAGGATGGGAGGCAGGTCTTCGGCTTCCCAGAGGCGGCCGATGCCGTCGGCGAACTCGGAGGTCTTGGCGGCCCAATCGCTATCCAGGCTGTAGAGCCCGGCGCCGGCGTGGGTATCGATGACCCAGTAGGGCGCGTCCTTTTTATTGAAGTAATCCAGGGTGTGGATCAGGATGGCGTGCTTGAGCACGTCGGCGTGGTTGCCGGCGTGAAAGGCGTGGCGGTAACTGAACACGGGCGTTCTGCCTCAGGCGGCGGGCCGGATCGCGGCCAGCTCGTCGGTGAAAATGCCGTCGATGCCCCAGTCGAGCAGCAGGCGGGCGCGCTCCGGGTCGTTGACGGTCCAGGCGGCGATACGGTAGCCGGCGGCATGCACGGCATCGATCAGCTCAGGGGTGGCGTCCTTCTGATTGATGTTCAGGGCCACGCACTCGTACTTGGCCAGGCGTTCGCGCCAGTCGGCGGGCACCTTCTCCACCAGCAGCGCGCGCGGCAATTCGGGCGCGGTCTCCAGGGCGGCCTGCAGCGCTTCTTCCGCGAACGAGGACAGGAGCGGCGGTTCGGCCGCGCCTTGCCACAGCTGGCGCGCAGCCAGCGTCACGGCGCGGCCGGTCTCGGCTTCGCGGCCCGGGCAGGGCTTGATCTCGACATTGCTGGCGATGCCGTTGGCCACCGTGTAGCGGGCGACGGCGGCGAAGGTGGGCAGCGGCTCGCCAGCGTAGGCGGCTGAATGCCAGCTGCCGAAATCCAGCTGGGCAAGCTCGGCGTAGGTCTTGGCGGCAGCGGGGCCCCGGCCGTTGGAGGTGCGGTCGACGTCGTCGTCGTGCATCAGCACCAGCACGTTGTCGCTGCTTAGCTTGACGTCGTATTCGAACATCGTGAAGCCGTGCTCGGCGCCCACGCGCATGGCGGCCAGGGTGTTCTCCGGGGCCAGACGGCCGCCGCCGCGGTGCGCGATGTAACGGGAGTAGGGCCAGGAGGGGAGTTTTGCGCTCATTTGGGTGTTGCTTCGGGTTCTTTTGGTCAGGGTTGCAAGGATACTCCTTCTGCACGCCGGTTTCGGCCATGCCGCGGCGCGCGAGAACGCCGCGGCGGGTCCATAGGCCTATTTCATGGGCGCCTTGTCCTGCGACACGTCCATGATCATCCGCGCCGCCAGGTACAGGCGCGGCACGATGCTGTTGATCTGGATGTACTCGGCGTCGTTGGAATGCGCGCCGAAGCCGCTCAGGCCCATGCCTTCGATCACCGGGCCGCGCGCCTTCAGCGCTGCAAAGGCGGCGTCGGTGCCGCCGCCGCTGGCGCGGTCCACGACCTTCATGGGCAGGTCCATTTCCTTATAGATCTGCACGCCGTGCTGGGCCAGGGCGCGCGAGGCGGGCGTGGCTTCCAGGGGCGGACGGCGCACCTCGAATTTCACGCTGACCTTGGATTCGGGCAGCAGCTTCTTCTGTGCGCGTTCTTCCAACGTGCGCGACAGCGCGTCGAAGTCGGAGACGCGCAGCGCGCGGGCGTCGGCCTGGGCGGTGGCCTGGCCCGGAATGACGTTGCGGTTGGTGCCGGCCTGGGCCACGGTCCAGTTCAGCTTCAAGCCTTCCTCGGGCTTGGACAGCTTGTCCAGCTGCAGCAGCTGATGGGCCAATTCATACAGGGCGTTGACGCCGCCTTCGGGGCGCGCGCCGGCATGCGAGGTCTTGCCCTGTACGGTCAGGTAGGCCGCGCCGATGCCGCTGGTGGCCAGCGTCAGGCGCGCTTCCGCGCCGCCGCCTTCGAACGAGAACACCGCGTCCTGGTCGGCGCCCAGGCGGGTGATGGTGCTGCGCGCGCCGGGCGAGCTGATTTCCTCGTCGCCGTTGATCAGCACGGTAATGGTGCCGTAGTCCTCGAAGCCCAGCTTCTGCAGCAGGGTCAGGGTATGGATGATGGCGGCCACGCCATGCTTGTCGTCGGCGATGCCCAGGCCGTAGGCCTTGTCGCCGTCGATGCGGAAGGGCTGGTCCTTGAGCATGCCGTTGCGGTAGACGGTGTCCATGTGGGCGATCAGCATGATCTTCTTCTGGCCTTTGCCCTTAAATTCCGCATGGACCATGGGGCCGACCTTTTCCGGCGTGTCGTCCAGGCGAAACACGTCGGCGGGCTGGATGATCTCGACGGTCCCGCCCAGCGCCTTGAGCCGGTCGCGGATCAGGACGGCGATGCGCTCAACGCCTTCGACGTCCTTGCTGCCCGACTCGATGCCGACCAGGTCGCGCATGGTGTCCAGCATGCCTTGCTGCTGGGCTTGGGCGGCTTCGTGGACAGCGGCGACGGGCGCGGCCAGCGCGGCGGGGGCGGCGCCGACGAAGGCCAGGGCGATGCAGGTGCGCAGGAGTTGCAGGCGGGGAGATGTGTACGGCATCAGTGTGTACCTCTGAGCGTGCGTGGAAGGGGCCACATCCTTTGGGGACGCGGCGTCAGCGGTAATGCGGGCTTACCCTGACAGGCCACGATACGAGGGACGCAAGGGGCTGGAAATGGTGCTTCCCCGGGTTGACTCGGTCCCCGGTTTCGTGCCGCCGAACCCGGAGGGCAGCCACGGATGGCATTCGAAAGATCCCTAGGCTGCGCGGCGAATGAGAAATGGTAAAATCCGCCCGCTGATCCGGTATTGACCGGTATGGGAACAGGGCGAATCTGGTTCGCCTTTTTTTATGCGTTTTCTTGCGGCTTCGGGCGTGCGCCTGGGGTGCGGCAACAGGGATTCCATGTTCGAATTTATTCGCAGCCATCGGCGCTGGATGCAGTTCATCCTGCTGCTTCTGATTGTGCCGTCCTTCTTCCTGGTCGGTATTCAAGGCTATGACAGCTTCATGCGCGCCGAGCCTGAATTGGCCACGGTCAATGGCCAGCCCGTGTCGCGGGCCGAGTTCGATCAAGCGCACCGCAACCAGCTGGAGCAGTTCCGCCAGCGCCTGGGCGCCCAGTTCGATCCGGCCGTCATCGACACGCCGGCACTGCGCGAAGGCCTGCTCAACCAGCTGATCAATCAGCGTCTGCTGGCCAACGTCGCGGTCGACAACCGTTTCTCGGTGTCCGACGAAACGCTGCGCAACACCATTGCCGCGATTCCGGAAGTCCAGGACAACGGCCGCTTCTCGCCCGAGCGCTATCGCCAGGTGCTAGCTGCGCAAGGCATGTCGCCGACCTCGTTCGAAGCCGGCCTGCGCCGTGACCTGGCGGTCGCGCGCGTGCTGGAGCCCGTTGGCCAGTCGGCCCGCGCGCCCGGCGAGGTCGTGGCTGCGCTGGAAACGGCGTTGACGCAGCAGCGCACGGTGCAACTGCGCCGCTTCGCCGCCGCCGACTACCGCTCGCAAGTCACCGTCAGCCCGGCCGATATCCAGGCCTGGTACGACGCCAACAAGCAGCAGCTGCAGATTCCCGAACAGGTCCAGGTCCAGTACCTGGTGCTGGACGAGGCCGCCGCCACGCAAGGCGTGCAGGTCAAGGACGAGGATCTCGCGTCCTACTACGAGCAGAACAAGAACCGCTTCGGCCAGCCTGAACGCCGCCGCGCCAGCCACATCATGATCAACCTGGCTCCCGGCGCGTCCGAAGACGCCCGCAAGGCTGCCCGTGCCAAGGCCGAAGACCTCGCCAAGCAGGCCGCCGCCGATCCGGCGCAGTTCGCCGAACTCGCGCGCAAGAACTCGCAGGACGCGGGCTCGGCTTCCAATGGCGGCGACCTGGGCTGGCTCGCGCCCGGCATGCTGACCGGTCCGCTGGAAAAGGCAATTTTCGGCCAAGCCAAGGACCAGGTGTCTGGCGTGATCGAAACCCCGTCCGGCCTGCACGTGGTCAAGGTCACCGAAATCCAGCCCGCCGCCATCAAGCCGCTGGCCGAGGTCAAGGACCAGATCACCGCCGAAGTCCGCAAGCAGCTCGCCGCCGTGCGTTTCTCGGAAATGGCCAGCCAGCTGAACAAGCAGGTCTATGACCAGCGCGACAGCCTGCAGCCCGCCGCCGACACCGTCGGCCTGAAGCTGCGCACCGCTTCCGGCGTGACCCGCGAAGGCCTGCTGCCCGCCGACAAGGCCGGCCCGGGCTCGGCCGCAGCCGGCCCCGACGCCGCGCTGCTGGACAACCCGCGCGTGCGCCAGGTGCTGTTCTCGCCCGACGTGCTGCGTGAAAAGCAGAACTCCGGCGTGATCGAACTCTCGCCCGACACCATGCTGGCCCTGCGCGTGGCCGCCGTCGAGCCGGCCCACGTGCCGCCGCTGGACAAGGTCTCGGACACCATCCGCGCCAAGCTGCTGGACGAGCGTTCGGCCGAAGCCGCCAAGAAGGCGGGCGAAGCCGCGCTGGCCGCCGACCGCGCCAACCCCGCGGCCGCGCCGGAAGGTTTCGGCGCGCCGGTGGTCGTGTCGCGCCAGGATCCCAAGGATCTGCCGCGTCCGGTGCTGGACGCCGTCATGCGCCTGCCCGCCGCCACGCTGCCGGCCTACGCCGGTGTGCAATCGGGTTCGGACTACACGCTGGCGCGCCTGGAAAAGGTCGAGGCCGGCACGGTCGATCCGGCCGACAAGGAGCGCCTGGCGCAGCAGTTGTCCGGCGCTTGGGGCCAGGCTGAAAACGAAGCCATGCTGCGCATGCTGCGCGAAGAGTACAAGGTGCAGGTGCTGCCCGCCGCTGCCGCGGTCATCCGCGGCGATCAGCCGGCAGCCGGCTGATCAGCCAGACTCGGCTCAACAGCGTCAGTTCAACAGTGGCCGCAGCGTCGGCCACACGTTGTCCAGTAGCAAGGGTTGGGCATCCTCGTTTGGATGGATGCCGTCAGCCTGGAACATCGCCCGGTTCGTTGCGATACCTTCCATCAGGAAGGGCACGAGCCGGGCGTTTTCGTCTTTGGCGACCGTGGGGAAGACCTGCGCGAAGCGCTGGGTGTAGTCCCGGCCGTAATTCGGCGGGATCTGCATGCCGACGATCAGGACCTGCGCGTCGGCCTTGCGGGCGGCCTGGGCCATGGTGCGCAGGTTCTGCTCGGTCATGTTCAGGGGCAGGCCCCGCAGCGCGTCGTTCGAACCCAGCTCCAGCACCACCACGGCCGGCGCGTGCTGGCGCAGCAATGCAGGCAGGCGGGCCACGCCGCCGCTGGTGGTGTCGCCGCTGATGCTGGCATTGACGACCTGGTACTTGGGGTATTGTTCCGCTACGCGGGCGGAAAGCAGCGGCACCCAGCCGGTGCCGCGCTTGATGCCGTATTCGGCCGACAGGCTGTCGCCCAGGACCAACACCGTGCGGGGCGCGGAACCCTGGGCCGCGGCGGCGGTCTGAGCGTGGGCGGGCGCCACGACGGCGGTCGCCATGGCGGTCATGAGTAGCAGACGGGAAAATAGGCGCATGGATAACAAGAATTCGATCGAGGTGAAAGGGCTGGGCAAGCAGGTGGCCGATGCCGGCGGCACGCTCTCCATCCTGGAAGGTATCGATTTTACGGTCGAGGCGGGCAGCGCCGTGGCCATCACTGGCAGTTCGGGGTCGGGCAAGTCCACCCTGTTGGGACTGCTGGCGGGCCTGGATGTTCCCAGCGCGGGCAGCGTGCGCCTGGCCGGGCAGGACCTGTTCTCGCTGGACGAGGATG
The sequence above is drawn from the Achromobacter xylosoxidans genome and encodes:
- a CDS encoding dihydrolipoyl dehydrogenase, which encodes MKTLHTDIAVIGAGTAGLAAYRAARAAGLRALLIEGGPYGTTCARVGCMPSKLLIAAAEAAHNAAHTEPFGVHVGGEITVDGAEVMDRVKRERDRFVGFVLEGVESIPAEDKLRGYARFVSDTVLQVDEHTEVHASRVVIATGSRPSVPPPFRALGDRLVLNDDVFAWDDLPGRVAVFGPGVIGLELGQALARLGVEVRVFGVSGSLAGISDPQVRNTARKIFQREFYLDPDARVLETTRVGDEVEVRYVALDNTERTERFDYALVATGRRANVDGLGLENTSLQLDKHGVPVFDRETMQAGNAPVFIAGDANADAPLLHEAADEGRIAGENAARYPEVRKGLRRAPLAVVFSDPQIAMAGQGHARLVPGTFVIGEVDFSDQGRSRVMLKNRGMLHVYADIETGRFLGAEMVGPSAEHIGHLLAWAVQQELTVARMLEMPFYHPVIEEGLRTALRDAAAKLARAQEALQREEPQSETA
- a CDS encoding 23S rRNA (adenine(2030)-N(6))-methyltransferase RlmJ; translation: MFSYRHAFHAGNHADVLKHAILIHTLDYFNKKDAPYWVIDTHAGAGLYSLDSDWAAKTSEFADGIGRLWEAEDLPPILAEYVARIRGYNTNGRLRRYPGSPWLALDAMRPSDRLRLFEMHPTEIDTLVGNLEHQGRAAQRQTTIYGDDGFEGVKALLPPPTRRGMVLIDPSYEDKNDYRRTFVTIKECIKRFATGTYAVWYPLVQRREAGEMARHLENLKVKSWLHATLTVKKATIDGYGLHGSGMFLINPPWTLHDALKQAMPYLARTLGQDERAGFTLQFRENPFPVPKKQSDD
- the ugpQ gene encoding glycerophosphodiester phosphodiesterase, encoding MSAKLPSWPYSRYIAHRGGGRLAPENTLAAMRVGAEHGFTMFEYDVKLSSDNVLVLMHDDDVDRTSNGRGPAAAKTYAELAQLDFGSWHSAAYAGEPLPTFAAVARYTVANGIASNVEIKPCPGREAETGRAVTLAARQLWQGAAEPPLLSSFAEEALQAALETAPELPRALLVEKVPADWRERLAKYECVALNINQKDATPELIDAVHAAGYRIAAWTVNDPERARLLLDWGIDGIFTDELAAIRPAA
- a CDS encoding M20/M25/M40 family metallo-hydrolase, giving the protein MPYTSPRLQLLRTCIALAFVGAAPAALAAPVAAVHEAAQAQQQGMLDTMRDLVGIESGSKDVEGVERIAVLIRDRLKALGGTVEIIQPADVFRLDDTPEKVGPMVHAEFKGKGQKKIMLIAHMDTVYRNGMLKDQPFRIDGDKAYGLGIADDKHGVAAIIHTLTLLQKLGFEDYGTITVLINGDEEISSPGARSTITRLGADQDAVFSFEGGGAEARLTLATSGIGAAYLTVQGKTSHAGARPEGGVNALYELAHQLLQLDKLSKPEEGLKLNWTVAQAGTNRNVIPGQATAQADARALRVSDFDALSRTLEERAQKKLLPESKVSVKFEVRRPPLEATPASRALAQHGVQIYKEMDLPMKVVDRASGGGTDAAFAALKARGPVIEGMGLSGFGAHSNDAEYIQINSIVPRLYLAARMIMDVSQDKAPMK
- a CDS encoding SurA N-terminal domain-containing protein, with translation MFEFIRSHRRWMQFILLLLIVPSFFLVGIQGYDSFMRAEPELATVNGQPVSRAEFDQAHRNQLEQFRQRLGAQFDPAVIDTPALREGLLNQLINQRLLANVAVDNRFSVSDETLRNTIAAIPEVQDNGRFSPERYRQVLAAQGMSPTSFEAGLRRDLAVARVLEPVGQSARAPGEVVAALETALTQQRTVQLRRFAAADYRSQVTVSPADIQAWYDANKQQLQIPEQVQVQYLVLDEAAATQGVQVKDEDLASYYEQNKNRFGQPERRRASHIMINLAPGASEDARKAARAKAEDLAKQAAADPAQFAELARKNSQDAGSASNGGDLGWLAPGMLTGPLEKAIFGQAKDQVSGVIETPSGLHVVKVTEIQPAAIKPLAEVKDQITAEVRKQLAAVRFSEMASQLNKQVYDQRDSLQPAADTVGLKLRTASGVTREGLLPADKAGPGSAAAGPDAALLDNPRVRQVLFSPDVLREKQNSGVIELSPDTMLALRVAAVEPAHVPPLDKVSDTIRAKLLDERSAEAAKKAGEAALAADRANPAAAPEGFGAPVVVSRQDPKDLPRPVLDAVMRLPAATLPAYAGVQSGSDYTLARLEKVEAGTVDPADKERLAQQLSGAWGQAENEAMLRMLREEYKVQVLPAAAAVIRGDQPAAG
- a CDS encoding arylesterase; translation: MRLFSRLLLMTAMATAVVAPAHAQTAAAAQGSAPRTVLVLGDSLSAEYGIKRGTGWVPLLSARVAEQYPKYQVVNASISGDTTSGGVARLPALLRQHAPAVVVLELGSNDALRGLPLNMTEQNLRTMAQAARKADAQVLIVGMQIPPNYGRDYTQRFAQVFPTVAKDENARLVPFLMEGIATNRAMFQADGIHPNEDAQPLLLDNVWPTLRPLLN